In Pseudoduganella albidiflava, a single window of DNA contains:
- a CDS encoding flagellar motor switch protein FliG, translating to MAELNNMNANLNDLAPAEGATLSPVEQAAIVLLSIGEEQAAAVLRCLSREELLEVTQVMSRMSGIKVESVKGAIQTFFDDYRQQSGVHGASRQYLKRSLDLALGGDIANTVLNNIYGDELRPKMARLQWASPKWLADYIANEHVRIQAVFLAFLPPALAGQIIDGLPVEGRDLVLLSLARLDEIDRDLLAELDELVDRCLASFDMQSTSIEGVKQVAEILNRLPGNRAQVVELLRAHDPSIVEQIELSMYDFLILATQTEAVLTRLIEEVPLEQWSIALKGAEPSIRDAVLKTMPKRQAQAFEDMMRRAGPVPMSRIEAARSEIMATVKALADAGEVEVQLFAETVVE from the coding sequence ATGGCCGAGCTCAATAACATGAACGCGAATCTGAACGATCTGGCACCTGCCGAAGGTGCGACCCTTTCCCCCGTCGAGCAGGCTGCCATCGTGCTGCTGTCGATCGGCGAGGAACAGGCGGCGGCCGTGCTGCGCTGCCTGTCCCGCGAGGAACTGCTGGAAGTCACGCAAGTCATGTCGCGCATGAGCGGCATCAAGGTCGAATCCGTCAAGGGCGCGATCCAGACCTTCTTCGACGACTACCGCCAGCAGTCCGGCGTGCACGGCGCCTCGCGCCAGTACCTGAAGCGCTCGCTGGACCTGGCGCTGGGCGGCGACATCGCCAACACCGTGCTGAACAATATCTACGGCGACGAACTGCGCCCGAAGATGGCGCGCCTGCAGTGGGCATCGCCGAAGTGGCTGGCCGACTACATCGCCAACGAGCACGTGCGCATCCAGGCCGTGTTCCTGGCCTTCCTGCCGCCCGCGCTGGCCGGCCAGATCATCGACGGCCTGCCTGTCGAAGGCCGCGACCTGGTGCTGCTGAGCCTGGCACGCCTGGACGAGATCGACCGCGACCTGCTGGCCGAGCTGGATGAACTGGTGGACCGCTGCCTGGCCTCGTTCGACATGCAGAGCACCAGCATCGAAGGCGTCAAGCAGGTGGCCGAGATCCTGAACCGCCTGCCGGGCAACCGCGCGCAGGTCGTGGAACTGCTGCGTGCGCACGATCCGTCGATCGTCGAGCAGATCGAACTGTCGATGTACGACTTCCTGATCCTGGCGACGCAGACCGAAGCGGTGCTGACCCGCCTCATCGAGGAAGTGCCGCTGGAGCAATGGTCGATCGCCCTGAAGGGCGCCGAGCCGTCGATCCGCGACGCCGTGCTGAAGACCATGCCGAAGCGCCAGGCGCAGGCATTCGAGGACATGATGCGCCGCGCCGGCCCGGTGCCGATGTCGCGCATCGAGGCGGCCCGCTCGGAAATCATGGCCACCGTCAAGGCCCTGGCCGATGCCGGCGAAGTCGAGGTACAGCTGTTCGCCGAGACGGTGGTCGAATGA
- the fliH gene encoding flagellar assembly protein FliH has protein sequence MKQFRPYRFPPLSHHTPPAARGDGTATPDPAAWQASISEGFEQGQRDGYEIGLQRGQEEGFEAGRVQGIAQGREEGRAETAVAMDDLARPIDAMLKSLKKLRSDYRAAQRKEVVDLVAKVARSVIRAELALQPVQIMALVDETLASMPPTREDIDVYLNPEELKRVSELDPKRAKKWNLIADASLDPGECRIRAGDNEVDAGCTQRLAAVMDQVDKQLQAADGGDEEENDE, from the coding sequence ATGAAGCAGTTCCGCCCTTATCGCTTCCCGCCGCTGTCGCACCACACGCCGCCCGCGGCGCGTGGTGACGGCACGGCAACGCCCGATCCGGCCGCATGGCAGGCATCGATCAGCGAGGGATTCGAACAGGGCCAGCGCGACGGCTACGAGATCGGGCTGCAGCGCGGCCAGGAAGAAGGTTTCGAAGCCGGCCGCGTGCAGGGCATCGCCCAGGGCCGCGAGGAAGGCCGCGCCGAGACCGCGGTGGCGATGGACGACCTGGCCCGCCCCATCGATGCGATGCTGAAAAGCCTGAAGAAACTGCGCAGCGACTATCGCGCCGCGCAGCGCAAGGAAGTGGTGGACCTGGTGGCCAAGGTGGCCCGTTCGGTGATCCGCGCCGAGCTGGCGCTGCAGCCGGTGCAGATCATGGCGCTGGTCGACGAGACGCTGGCATCGATGCCGCCGACCCGCGAAGACATCGACGTCTACCTGAACCCGGAAGAACTGAAGCGGGTATCGGAACTGGACCCGAAGCGCGCCAAGAAGTGGAACCTGATCGCCGATGCCAGCCTGGACCCGGGCGAATGCCGCATCCGCGCCGGCGACAACGAAGTCGATGCCGGCTGCACCCAGCGCCTGGCCGCCGTGATGGACCAGGTGGACAAACAGTTGCAGGCCGCCGATGGCGGCGATGAAGAAGAGAACGACGAATGA